The genome window GACCTCGCTGAGCAGCCCGGTCCGGTCCAGACCCTCGATCTGCAGCGTCACCATGAACACCGCATTCGACACATTCGACGCCCACTCGACCTCGATGAGCCGTTCTGGTTCGGCGTGCAGCTTCCCGGCGTTGGTGCAGTCCGTGCGGTGCACCGACACTCCACCACCCTTGGTGATGAAGCCGAAGATCTCGTCGCCGGGCACGGGGGTACAGCACTTCGCCAGCTTCGCAGAGAAATCCGCGTTGCCCTGGACGAGGACGCCGGAGCCGTCTCCACGTCCGGACTTCACCGCCTGCTGCGGGGTGACGCGGTGCGGTCGGGCGGTGGGCTCCGGGAGGTCATCGACGTCCTCGGTGGCGTCGCCCTGGTAGATCTCCTTGAGCAGGTTGACGACGTGGCCGGCGGTCTCACCACCGGAGCCGATGGCATTGTAGATGTCGTCGACACTCTCCCGGTGCAGGGAGACCGCCACGGTCTTCAGTGCTTCGGCGGTAATGAGCCGCTGCAGGGGGATGCCGGTGCGCTGGGCCTCGTGGGCCAGCGCCTCCTTCCCCTTCTCCAGAGACTCCTCCCGCCGCTCCTTGTTGAACCAGGCGCGGATCTTGTTCTTGGCCCGCGGAGAGACCGCGATTTTCTCCCAGTCCTTCGACGGACCGGCATGGGCGTCCTTCGACGTGAAGACCTCCACCCGGTCACCGGTGTTCAGCGGGGTCTCCAGTGCAACGAGCTTGCCGTTGACCTTCGCGCCGATACAGCGGTGGCCGACCTCGGTGTGCACCGCGTAGGCGAAGTCGATCGGTGTCGACCCGGCGGGCAGCGTGATCGGGTCCCCCTTGGGGGTGAACACGAAGATCTGGTTGGTCGACAGGTCGTAGCGCAGCGAGTCGAGGAACTCGTTGGGGTCCGCGGCCTCCTTCTGCCAGTCGAGCAGCTGACGCATCCACGCCATCTGGTCAACCTCGGCGTTGTCGCCCCGGTGGGATCCCTTGGTTTCCTTGTACCGCCAGTGCGCGGCGATGCCGAACTCGGCGGCGTAGTGCATCTCATGGGTCCGGATCTGTACCTCCAGGGCCTTCGCGTCCGGACCCAGCACAGTGGTGTGCAGGGAACGGTAGACGCCGAAACGGGGCTGGGAGATGTAGTCCTTGAACCGGCCGGGCATCGGCTGGTACAGCGAGTGCACCGCACCGACCGCGGCATAACAGTCCTTCACGTCGTCGACGAGGATCCGGATCCCCACCAGGTCGAAGATGTCGTCGAAGTCGCGGCCACGGACGATCATCTTCTGGTAGATCGACCAGTAGTGCTTGGGACGGCCGACGACATCAGCGACGATGTGGGCGTCCCGCATCGTCGTCTGGATCTCGTCGATGATGCGGGCGAGGTACTGGTCACGCTTCGGCGCGCGGTCGGCGACGAGACGGACGATCTCGTCGTACTTCTTCGGGTACAGGATCGCGAAGGAGAGGTCCTCGAGTTCCCACTTGATCGTCGCCATACCCAGGCGGTGCGCCAGCGGGGCGATGACCTCCAGGGTCTGACGGGCCTTCTTCGCCTGCTTCTCCGGCGGCAGGAAGCGCATGGTGCGCATATTGTGCAGCCGGTCGGCGACCTTGATGACCAGGACGCGCGGGTCGTTGGCCATCGCCACGATCATCTTGCGGATCGTCTCCGCCTCGGCCGCCGATCCCAGGGCGACCTTGTCCAGCTTCGTCACCCCGTCGACGAGTTGGGCGACCTCCCGGCCGAAGTCGCGGGTGAGGTCCTCCAACGAATAGTCGGTGTCCTCCACCGTGTCGTGCAGCAGTGCGGCGACGAGGGTGGTCGTGTCCATGCCGATTTCCGCGGCGATATTCGCCACGGCCAGCGGGTGGGTGATGTAGGGCTCCCCTGACCTGCGCAGTACCCCGTCATGCAGTCTCTCGGCGGTCGTGTAGGCCCGGTCGAGCAGCTCGATATCGGCTTTGGGATGGTACCGGCGGTGGACAGCAGCCAGCGGCCCGAGGACCGGGTTGACCCTGCTCTTCCCGGTGAGGCTGCGAGCGATCCGTGCAGCCATCCAGAGGGAGTTCTTCTCGTTACTCATGCCTTACCGTTCTCTCCCGGGGCGTCACCCCGCCGGCCGTCCGCCCGTGGTCAGGGATCTGGCTGTGCGTGTGCTGTAACTCTAGTGGTAGTTCGCTGCCGACCAGCAACACAGGCCCGGTTACCTGCCGGCGGACACCACGTAGACCGG of Corynebacterium terpenotabidum Y-11 contains these proteins:
- a CDS encoding RelA/SpoT family protein, with the protein product MSNEKNSLWMAARIARSLTGKSRVNPVLGPLAAVHRRYHPKADIELLDRAYTTAERLHDGVLRRSGEPYITHPLAVANIAAEIGMDTTTLVAALLHDTVEDTDYSLEDLTRDFGREVAQLVDGVTKLDKVALGSAAEAETIRKMIVAMANDPRVLVIKVADRLHNMRTMRFLPPEKQAKKARQTLEVIAPLAHRLGMATIKWELEDLSFAILYPKKYDEIVRLVADRAPKRDQYLARIIDEIQTTMRDAHIVADVVGRPKHYWSIYQKMIVRGRDFDDIFDLVGIRILVDDVKDCYAAVGAVHSLYQPMPGRFKDYISQPRFGVYRSLHTTVLGPDAKALEVQIRTHEMHYAAEFGIAAHWRYKETKGSHRGDNAEVDQMAWMRQLLDWQKEAADPNEFLDSLRYDLSTNQIFVFTPKGDPITLPAGSTPIDFAYAVHTEVGHRCIGAKVNGKLVALETPLNTGDRVEVFTSKDAHAGPSKDWEKIAVSPRAKNKIRAWFNKERREESLEKGKEALAHEAQRTGIPLQRLITAEALKTVAVSLHRESVDDIYNAIGSGGETAGHVVNLLKEIYQGDATEDVDDLPEPTARPHRVTPQQAVKSGRGDGSGVLVQGNADFSAKLAKCCTPVPGDEIFGFITKGGGVSVHRTDCTNAGKLHAEPERLIEVEWASNVSNAVFMVTLQIEGLDRTGLLSEVTRVVSEQKVPITATSTHVSEDRVAVCRFTFEVSDIKQLGYLMNQLRNVEGVFDVYRVTTGG